The DNA sequence TCTGCTCTATCGTTTGTTTGGAATAGTATTCATACAAGTCAACAGGAATCGAAAAATATTCCAAATCTGTCACAGATACGCCAGAATAGTGGTAAGTCTCATCTTCAAAAATTCCTCCATAAGGAAACATAGTATTTTCTTTCACATAGTCAATGTAATTAAACGAATCTGTCTGGTCATACTGTTCAATCCGAACATAGCCCTTATAAATCAAAAAAAGTCGCTCTCGTTTGTCTCCAGAAAAGAAAATAATTTGCTCTTTTGGTACTTTACGAAATTGAATCTCAACCGCTATTTTATCAAAATGTTCAACTGGTAAATTTTCAAAAGCAGGATGTTCCCTAATGTAACGATAATGCTCTTTGTTAATCATGATATCCTTGTGGTCCTTTTTTACATTCTGCTCTTATTATAACACAAAAGGGCTTCAATCTTAAAGAGAACCCTTACATTTTTCTGAAATTTGTTCTTTTTACAACGTGTCCTTCGCCACATAAATATATGTGTCTTAATTCATATTCACTCGGTGCCATTCATTGATGACGTAGGCCAATTGTCCAACTTGCGTAATACCAACACCGCTGATTTCATCACTCTCTGAAGTCGTTCCTCCCAGTCCTGCTGTATAAAGGGCAATCAAATAAGGTTTTTCCTCACACACAACTGCGTCTACATTTAATGCCTCTGCAACATAACCTGGCTTTTGGTAGATTGGAATGTCTCTTACATATCGTTTATAGTATTCATTTGGAAAAGATTCACCGATATAATACAAAATATCTTTATATTTTTCCTGATGTTTCCAAAGATAATCCAATACCTGAATATAATAATCTGTCGTTGTTTGATTCTGTTGGTTGATTGTCTTAATCTCGCCCTTTCCTTTTCCATAGCGCTGATACATCGTATAGGCTTTATCCAAGCCACCTAAGCGTTCCGCTAAAGCATAAGCAGGTGTATTTTCAGAATAGAGAAGAGAGTATTCCTGCATCTCAGGAATGTTCATTGTCCCATTAAATGCCGCTACGTAATTATTGTGTTCACCGATATATTCATAGCGAGTATGTGTAATATCAAACCGCTCGGTCAGTGATAAATTTCCCTTTTCTACCTCATCAACGACCAACATATTTAATGGCAATTTGTAAGTTGATCCTGCTGTCATTGGCTGTGTTTCATTCATAGCATAGGTTTGTCCACTCGTTAAATCCTTATAAGAAAATGCAACCTGCGAATGCTCTATTCCCATCTCATCTAGATAAGCCTTTACAACTTGAACCAAATTTAGATTAGCATAATCATAATACAAACCATAGGCTTCCATTACAGGCAAATCAGATTCCATGACTTTCTGCTTTTCTTCTATACTCTTTGACGAAACACGAGTGACTAATTTAGACTCTTTTGACGAATTTTTTGGCTTTTCTTGACTGGTAGGATAATTTGCAGCTACTTTCGTAGGATGTGCCTTTCTAGCTTGGCCAAAGTATACAGCACTTGATACTAATACACCACACATTATAAAGCAACCAATCAAACAAAGAATCATTGTCTTTCTACTCACGCACTCCTCCTAACTTATATACCTCATTATATAGGAAGAATGAACATTTGACAAGATGGAGTGCACAGAATCATCATCCGTTTTTAATTCTTACTAATGATGATTCAATAGCATTTTCTATCATTCAATCCTTTTCTCATCCCTAGATAAAATGATAATGTAAGAAGAGCCATTGCCAACCCAAATCGGAATAATCCTTTACTCTTTTTGATGCCAGTTTTGGGTAATTGCATGTTATTTTGAGTATATTTAATTTGCCTATTTGTTAATGGCGTTAAATTTTGATTCCTAGCATCTTCTTTATTTGACTCTGAACTGACACTAACGTCTTTTGGTAAGGATTCCTCATTGTTTTTTAAGTCAATAGAAGCTGGTGCTTGGCTTTGTTTAACTTTTTTATCATTTTTATTCTCTTGATGTTGAGGGTTATCTTCTTGCTTTTTGCCTGCCGGTGCTTTATGAAAATACAGATAATCATAGAGTTCTTGAGCAGTGATACCTCCACCGACCCAACCGGAAGTTAATGTACCATTTTTAAGATAGAGTATCGTTGGGGTACCAGGAATACCAACTGTATTAAATAAAAATTCTTTTGCATGTTCATCAAAATCTTCACCATCTGTATTATAGTATTCTAATTTTCTACCTGTTAATTGATTAAACTTTTTTAGTTCAGGAGAAAATTGTCGACAAAAATAACAAGTTTCTCGTCCTACATAAATCGTATGTTCTTTATTATCCGAAGTAAAAGCTGAATAAACATCTTTTATCGTAGCCTTAGGAAGTTCAGCTATATTCTCACGATAAGTAGCAACATCAACCTCTTTTGATTCTTGAGAATTTGGAACGCCATTTGCTGCAGAGGTTTTATCTGAAGTCGAAGCAGATTTATTCTTTGTCAAGTTTTCCTTTTCTACAACTGTATCTTCCTTTGACTCTGGCATGCTTACGGGTTTCGTATCTGTTACAATTGAATCTTGATTTGCGTCATTTTTAACAACAGCTGCTGTCGAAGCTTCAGACACTATTTCAGTTGTATCTGGGCGTTGCTCCTCCCTATGAACTCCATCAGCAAAAACCATGTCGTTTCTAAAAGCAAGCAATAGCACCGAACTAAATAAAAGTGATTTTAGCAATTGTTTTTTCATCATTTTAAACTCCTTTACGTTCTATTTACAGTATAAGAAAACTATCTCGGTTGCATTTTCAAAAATCCTAAAAGGTAGCTCTGATAGCCTGAATGGTAAAAAGTAAGAAACAGGAAAACAAACGAGCTGTCTTCCTGTCGATAATTTTCAATATCAAATGATAAATTTTCTTAAATATTTAAAATATGAACGAAAATATACCACAAATAGGATACTGATAGAAATGAAAGAATGATAATAAATTTCTTATGTGAAGTTACAAAATATATTATCAAGAGAACCAGTAAATATAATAAACTAATTAGTAAAAATTTTATCATCATCTTATTTTTTTGAGATTTTCTTACATTTATCCAGAAAGTAAATAATTGGTTTATCTAACCAAGTTAATATCATCATAGTGATAAAACCTAGTGCGAAACTTTTTATATCAAACATTTATTCCCCCATTTCACTTACCACCAACAAGTAGCTCCATAACCAACTCCACCAATAATAGCTCCCCCAACAGCTCCTGCAACTACTCCTTGCCATGTTCTGGTCTTGATTCCTAATCTCAATCCATTACCTGCACCACCAGCAATACCCGATTTTGCAAAATCACCCCAATTACAACCTCCCCCTTCAACACGTGCCAGCATTTCAGAGTTCAGTACTTCA is a window from the Streptococcus anginosus subsp. whileyi MAS624 genome containing:
- a CDS encoding serine hydrolase; this translates as MSRKTMILCLIGCFIMCGVLVSSAVYFGQARKAHPTKVAANYPTSQEKPKNSSKESKLVTRVSSKSIEEKQKVMESDLPVMEAYGLYYDYANLNLVQVVKAYLDEMGIEHSQVAFSYKDLTSGQTYAMNETQPMTAGSTYKLPLNMLVVDEVEKGNLSLTERFDITHTRYEYIGEHNNYVAAFNGTMNIPEMQEYSLLYSENTPAYALAERLGGLDKAYTMYQRYGKGKGEIKTINQQNQTTTDYYIQVLDYLWKHQEKYKDILYYIGESFPNEYYKRYVRDIPIYQKPGYVAEALNVDAVVCEEKPYLIALYTAGLGGTTSESDEISGVGITQVGQLAYVINEWHRVNMN
- a CDS encoding bacteriocin class II family protein, producing the protein MKTKTLEKFEVLNSEMLARVEGGGCNWGDFAKSGIAGGAGNGLRLGIKTRTWQGVVAGAVGGAIIGGVGYGATCWW
- a CDS encoding Crp/Fnr family transcriptional regulator produces the protein MINKEHYRYIREHPAFENLPVEHFDKIAVEIQFRKVPKEQIIFFSGDKRERLFLIYKGYVRIEQYDQTDSFNYIDYVKENTMFPYGGIFEDETYHYSGVSVTDLEYFSIPVDLYEYYSKQTIEQMLFITHKLSNILRFHELRLRNSALASATERVIQAISILCIDFCQDRDDIPFALSMKELAKLGATTRETVNHVLKKLTEENIIQYHRKKLVFLNKEYFLKYFEDM
- a CDS encoding thioredoxin family protein, which codes for MMKKQLLKSLLFSSVLLLAFRNDMVFADGVHREEQRPDTTEIVSEASTAAVVKNDANQDSIVTDTKPVSMPESKEDTVVEKENLTKNKSASTSDKTSAANGVPNSQESKEVDVATYRENIAELPKATIKDVYSAFTSDNKEHTIYVGRETCYFCRQFSPELKKFNQLTGRKLEYYNTDGEDFDEHAKEFLFNTVGIPGTPTILYLKNGTLTSGWVGGGITAQELYDYLYFHKAPAGKKQEDNPQHQENKNDKKVKQSQAPASIDLKNNEESLPKDVSVSSESNKEDARNQNLTPLTNRQIKYTQNNMQLPKTGIKKSKGLFRFGLAMALLTLSFYLGMRKGLNDRKCY